A DNA window from Tachysurus fulvidraco isolate hzauxx_2018 chromosome 4, HZAU_PFXX_2.0, whole genome shotgun sequence contains the following coding sequences:
- the nt5c2a gene encoding 5'-nucleotidase, cytosolic IIa isoform X1 translates to MTSWSDRLQNYSELPANMDGMSMKKYRREAYHSLPRELAQCHPAMRVFVNRSLAMEKIKCFGFDMDYTLAVYKSPEYESLGFDLTVERLVSIGYPQELLNFVYDPTFPTRGLVFDTLYGNLLKVDTYGNILVCAHGFNFMRPEIRELYPNKFIQRGDTERFYILNTLFNLPETYLFACLVDFFTSCPRYTSCETGFKDGDLFMSFKSMFQDVRDAVDWVHFKGSLKEKTVENFEKYVVKDAKLPLLLSRMKEVAKVFLATNSDYKYTDKIMTYLFDFPHGPKAGTLHRPWQSYFDLILVDARKPMFFGEGTVLRQVDTTTGRLKIGTYTGPLQHGIVYSGGSSDIVCDLLGAKGKDILYIGDHIFGDILKSKKRQGWRTFLVIPELAQELHVWTDKSPLFEELQSLDIFLAELYKHLDSSSNERPDISSLQRRIKKVTHDMDMCYGMMGSLFRSGSRQTLFASQVMRYADLYAASFINLLYYPFSYLFRAAHVLMPHESTVEHTHVDTNDTESPMATRNRHSVDYRDHECKKHQLTRSISEIQPPHLFPETPQEITHCHDEDDDEEEEEE, encoded by the exons ATGACATCTTGGAGTGATCGCCTTCAGAACTACTCAGAACTTCCTGCCAACATGGACGGCATGTCTATGAAGAAGTACAGACGAGAGGCTTATCACAG CTTACCACGGGAACTGGCCCAATGTCATCCTGCTATGAG AGTTTTTGTCAACAGAAGTTTGGCAATGGAGAAGATTAAATGCTTTGGCTTTGATATGGATTACACTCTAGCAG TGTACAAGTCTCCAGAGTATGAATCCCTTGGATTTGACCTGACAGTGGAGAGGTTGGTTTCCATTGGTTATCCACAAGAACTTCTCAATTTTGTCTATGACCCGACCTTCCCAACCAG aGGCCTGGTATTTGATACATTATATGGTAATCTGTTGAAAGTAGATACCTATGGCAACATTTTGGTATGTGCCCATGGGTTTAACTTCATGCG GCCAGAGATTAGGGAATTATATCCAAATAAGTTCATCCAGCGTGGTGATACAGAGCGATTCTACATCCTTAATACGCTGTTTAACCTCCCTG AGACCTACCTTTTTGCCTGCTTGGTTGATTTCTTCACCAGCTGCCCCAGATATACTAG CTGTGAGACTGGTTTTAAGGATGGCGATCTCTTCATGTCCTTCAAGAGTATGTTCCAAGATGTGCGAGATGCAGTTGACTGGGTTCATTTCAAG GGTTCCCTGAAAGAGAAGACTGTTGAAAACTTTGAGAAATATGTGGTGAAAGAT GCCAAGTTACCCTTGCTTCTTAGTCGCATGAAGGAAGTTGCCAAAGTCTTCCTGGCCACTAACAGTGACTACAAGTATACTGAT AAAATTATGACCTACCTGTTTGACTTCCCTCATGGTCCAAAA GCTGGCACACTTCATCGGCCTTGGCAATCCTACTTTGACCTCATTCTGGTTGATGCCAGGAAGCCTATGTTTTTTGGAGAGGGAACAGTCCTGAGACAAGTAGATACA ACCACCGGGAGACTTAAGATTGGGACTTACACAGGACCACTGCAGCATGGCATTGTGTACTCTGGTG GATCCTCAGACATTGTGTGCGATCTATTGGGGGCTAAAGGAAAAGACATCCTGTACATTGGTGACCACATTTTTGGTGACATTCTCAAGTCTAAGAAGCGTCAGGGTTGGAGAACGTTCCTTGTGATTCCTGAGTTGGCTCAAGAGCTACATGTCTGGACTGACAAGAGTC CACTTTTTGAGGAACTGCAGAGTTTGGATATTTTCCTGGCAGAACTTTACAA GCATTTGGACAGCAGCAGTAACGAGAGACCCGACATTAGTTCACTTCAGAGGAGGATTAAG AAAGTAACCCATGATATGGATATGTGCTACGGGATGATGGGAAGTCTATTTCGTAGTGGCTCTCGGCAGACCCTGTTTGCTTCTCAGGTGATGCGATATGCTGATCTGTAtgctgcctccttcattaaCCTACTCTACTACCCCTTCAGCTACCTGTTCCGAGCTGCACATGTGCTG aTGCCACACGAGTCCACTGTAGAGCACACTCACGTGGATACCAATGACACCGAATCTCCCATGGCAACACGCAACCGCCACTCTGTGGACTACAGAGACCACGAGTGTAAGAAGCACCAGCTGACCCGCTCCATCAGCGAGATTCAGCCTCCTCACTTGTTCCCAGAGACACCGCAAGAGATCACACACTGCCACGATGAAGACGacgatgaggaagaggaagaagagtaA
- the nt5c2a gene encoding 5'-nucleotidase, cytosolic IIa isoform X2, whose product MTSWSDRLQNYSELPANMDGMSMKKYRREAYHRVFVNRSLAMEKIKCFGFDMDYTLAVYKSPEYESLGFDLTVERLVSIGYPQELLNFVYDPTFPTRGLVFDTLYGNLLKVDTYGNILVCAHGFNFMRPEIRELYPNKFIQRGDTERFYILNTLFNLPETYLFACLVDFFTSCPRYTSCETGFKDGDLFMSFKSMFQDVRDAVDWVHFKGSLKEKTVENFEKYVVKDAKLPLLLSRMKEVAKVFLATNSDYKYTDKIMTYLFDFPHGPKAGTLHRPWQSYFDLILVDARKPMFFGEGTVLRQVDTTTGRLKIGTYTGPLQHGIVYSGGSSDIVCDLLGAKGKDILYIGDHIFGDILKSKKRQGWRTFLVIPELAQELHVWTDKSPLFEELQSLDIFLAELYKHLDSSSNERPDISSLQRRIKKVTHDMDMCYGMMGSLFRSGSRQTLFASQVMRYADLYAASFINLLYYPFSYLFRAAHVLMPHESTVEHTHVDTNDTESPMATRNRHSVDYRDHECKKHQLTRSISEIQPPHLFPETPQEITHCHDEDDDEEEEEE is encoded by the exons ATGACATCTTGGAGTGATCGCCTTCAGAACTACTCAGAACTTCCTGCCAACATGGACGGCATGTCTATGAAGAAGTACAGACGAGAGGCTTATCACAG AGTTTTTGTCAACAGAAGTTTGGCAATGGAGAAGATTAAATGCTTTGGCTTTGATATGGATTACACTCTAGCAG TGTACAAGTCTCCAGAGTATGAATCCCTTGGATTTGACCTGACAGTGGAGAGGTTGGTTTCCATTGGTTATCCACAAGAACTTCTCAATTTTGTCTATGACCCGACCTTCCCAACCAG aGGCCTGGTATTTGATACATTATATGGTAATCTGTTGAAAGTAGATACCTATGGCAACATTTTGGTATGTGCCCATGGGTTTAACTTCATGCG GCCAGAGATTAGGGAATTATATCCAAATAAGTTCATCCAGCGTGGTGATACAGAGCGATTCTACATCCTTAATACGCTGTTTAACCTCCCTG AGACCTACCTTTTTGCCTGCTTGGTTGATTTCTTCACCAGCTGCCCCAGATATACTAG CTGTGAGACTGGTTTTAAGGATGGCGATCTCTTCATGTCCTTCAAGAGTATGTTCCAAGATGTGCGAGATGCAGTTGACTGGGTTCATTTCAAG GGTTCCCTGAAAGAGAAGACTGTTGAAAACTTTGAGAAATATGTGGTGAAAGAT GCCAAGTTACCCTTGCTTCTTAGTCGCATGAAGGAAGTTGCCAAAGTCTTCCTGGCCACTAACAGTGACTACAAGTATACTGAT AAAATTATGACCTACCTGTTTGACTTCCCTCATGGTCCAAAA GCTGGCACACTTCATCGGCCTTGGCAATCCTACTTTGACCTCATTCTGGTTGATGCCAGGAAGCCTATGTTTTTTGGAGAGGGAACAGTCCTGAGACAAGTAGATACA ACCACCGGGAGACTTAAGATTGGGACTTACACAGGACCACTGCAGCATGGCATTGTGTACTCTGGTG GATCCTCAGACATTGTGTGCGATCTATTGGGGGCTAAAGGAAAAGACATCCTGTACATTGGTGACCACATTTTTGGTGACATTCTCAAGTCTAAGAAGCGTCAGGGTTGGAGAACGTTCCTTGTGATTCCTGAGTTGGCTCAAGAGCTACATGTCTGGACTGACAAGAGTC CACTTTTTGAGGAACTGCAGAGTTTGGATATTTTCCTGGCAGAACTTTACAA GCATTTGGACAGCAGCAGTAACGAGAGACCCGACATTAGTTCACTTCAGAGGAGGATTAAG AAAGTAACCCATGATATGGATATGTGCTACGGGATGATGGGAAGTCTATTTCGTAGTGGCTCTCGGCAGACCCTGTTTGCTTCTCAGGTGATGCGATATGCTGATCTGTAtgctgcctccttcattaaCCTACTCTACTACCCCTTCAGCTACCTGTTCCGAGCTGCACATGTGCTG aTGCCACACGAGTCCACTGTAGAGCACACTCACGTGGATACCAATGACACCGAATCTCCCATGGCAACACGCAACCGCCACTCTGTGGACTACAGAGACCACGAGTGTAAGAAGCACCAGCTGACCCGCTCCATCAGCGAGATTCAGCCTCCTCACTTGTTCCCAGAGACACCGCAAGAGATCACACACTGCCACGATGAAGACGacgatgaggaagaggaagaagagtaA
- the cnnm2a gene encoding metal transporter CNNM2a codes for MAALSPVRSLTAILLFVTGGLINRSDGREVAEETVIIGLRLEDTDDVSFMDKGLLRVSERSRVKLRLFGQNINNETWSKIAFTEQERSSVSAVADGPTAFQPCGIRTSDIIILPNVDVSRSTSGVIEIEVKPLRKTEKSKVYYMCIAAPAPAPSVMNDGWAENIWIYHEGHDTKMLVVEERKFLLPFWLQVIFIAMLLCLSGMFSGLNLGLMALDPMELRIVQNCGTEKEKKYANKIEPVRSQGNYLLCSLLLGNVLVNTTLTILLDDIAGSGLIAVVVSTIGIVIFGEIVPQAICSRHGLAVGANTLILTKFFMILTFPASYPVSKLLDHVLGQEIGTVYNREKLLEMLRVTDPYNDLVKEELNIIQGALELRTKTVEDVMTPLRDCFMIAADAVLDFNTMSEIMESGYTRIPVFEGERCNIVDLLFVKDLAFVDPDDCTPLKTITKFYSHPLHFVFNDTKLDAMLEEFKKGKSHLAIVQRVNNEGEGDPFYEVLGIVTLEDVIEEIIKSEILDETDLYTDNKTKKKITHRERKQDFSAFKPTDNELGVKISPQLLLATLRFLATEVEPFGPAHMSEKILLRLLKHPNVIQELKYDDKNKKMLEHYLFQRNKPVDYFILILQGKVEVEAGKEGMKFKAGPFSYYGMMALTSSPVPLSLSRTFVVSRAESLAGSPENKSPPRPFGLNHSDSVNRNERMEALTPTLGSSNNQLNAFLQIYMPDYSVRAASDLLYIKVSRQQYQNAVMASRMDKTPQSSDSEFTKIELTLTEHQDGPGVESASLLIQHQNSTNSHKPNHITHTDGTI; via the exons ATGGCGGCGCTCAGCCCGGTTAGATCGCTGActgctattttattatttgtcaccGGCGGTCTGATAAACCGCTCGGACGGCAGAGAGGTGGCGGAGGAGACCGTCATCATCGGCCTGCGTCTGGAAGACACTGACGACGTGTCATTCATGGATAAAGGCTTATTGCGCGTTAGCGAGAGATCGCGGGTGAAGTTGCGGCTCTTCGGGCAGAACATTAACAACGAGACGTGGTCCAAGATCGCCTTCACGGAACAGGAGCGCAGCAGCGTGTCCGCAGTCGCAGACGGTCCAACTGCCTTCCAGCCTTGTGGCATCCGTACGTCAGATATCATCATTCTTCCCAACGTGGATGTGAGCCGATCGACGTCCGGCGTCATCGAGATAGAAGTAAAACCTCTGCGGAAAACAGAGAAGAGCAAAGTGTACTACATGTGCATTGCCGCACCAGCACCTGCTCCAAGTGTTATGAACGACGGATGGGCTGAAAACATCTGGATTTACCACGAGGGGCATGACACCAAAATGCTCGTTGTGGAGGAAAGGAAGTTCTTGCTGCCTTTTTGGCTGCAGGTAATATTTATTGCAATGCTGTTGTGCTTGTCCGGTATGTTCAGTGGACTGAATTTAGGGCTCATGGCACTCGACCCCATGGAGCTCAGGATAGTGCAGAACTGTGgcacagagaaggaaaaaaaatatgcaaacaaGATTGAACCTGTGAGGAGTCAAGGAAATTATCTGCTCTGCTCACTGCTTTTGGGGAACGTCCTCGTGAACACCACTTTAACTATTTTGCTGGATGATATTGCAGGCTCTGGTCTGATCGCAGTGGTTGTATCAACCATTGGAATTGTAATATTTGGAGAAATTGTGCCACAGGCAATATGCTCAAGGCACGGGCTTGCTGTTGGTGCAAACACCCTGATTTTAACCAAGTTCTTCATGATCCTTACTTTTCCTGCATCATATCCTGTCAGTAAACTTTTAGACCATGTTCTAGGACAGGAGATTGGCACGGTGTACAATAGAGAGAAGCTCCTTGAGATGCTCAGGGTTACCGACCCATACAATGATTTGGTCAAAGAGGAGCTGAACATCATCCAGGGTGCTCTGGAACTCAGGACTAAGACCGTAGAGGATGTGATGACACCTCTGCGTGACTGCTTTATGATTGCAGCTGATGCGGTCCTTGATTTTAACACCATGTCCGAGATCATGGAGAGCGGGTACACGCGCATCCCGGTGTTTGAGGGGGAGAGGTGCAACATTGTGGACCTCCTCTTTGTCAAAGACCTGGCCTTCGTGGACCCAGATGACTGCACTCCTCTGAAAACAATTACAAAATTCTACAGCCACCCTCTGCACTTTGTCTTCAATGACACCAAGCTGGACGCAATGCTAGAAGAGTTCAAGAAAG GGAAATCCCACCTGGCTATTGTGCAGAGAGTAAACAATGAAGGAGAAGGAGACCCTTTTTATGAGGTTTTGGGTATTGTTACATTAGAAGATGTCATTGAGGAGATCATTAAGTCTGAGATTCTAGATGAGACTGatctgtaca CTgacaacaagacaaaaaagaagatAACTCATCGGGAGAGGAAGCAGGATTTCTCAGCTTTTAAGCCGACTGACAACGAGCTTGGGGTCAAAATATCACCACAGCTTCTACTCGCTACCCTCCGTTTCCTAGCAACTg AAGTAGAGCCATTTGGCCCAGCTCATATGTCTGAGAAAATCCTTCTGCGTTTACTCAAGCATCCCAACGTAATCCAGGAGTTGAAGTATGATGACAAGAATAAGAAAATGTTAGAGCACTATCTCTTTCAGAGAAACAAGCCCGTTGATTACTTCATCCTCATTCTGCAG GGGAAGGTAGAGGTTGAGGCTGGCAAGGAGGGAATGAAGTTTAAAGCTGGACCCTTTTCCTACTATGGAATGATGGCCTTAACATCATCACCAG TTCCACTCTCTTTGTCTCGAACCTTCGTTGTCAGCAGGGCAGAGTCTCTTGCGGGATCTCCAG AGAATAAGTCACCTCCCCGACCTTTTGGCCTGAACCATTCGGACTCAGTGAACCGAAACGAGCGCATGGAAGCCCTCACTCCCACTCTGGGCAGCAGCAACAACCAGCTCAATGCCTTCTTGCAGATCTATATGCCAGACTACTCTGTCCGAGCGGCTTCCGACCTGCTCTACATTAAG GTTTCTCGGCAGCAGTATCAGAACGCTGTCATGGCATCCCGCATGGACAAGACACCTCAGTCTTCAGACAGTGAATTCACCAAGATTGAGCTTACTCTAACTGAACACCAGGATGGACCAGGAGTCGAATCAGCTTCATTACTCATCCAACATCAGAACTCGACTAACTCACACAAACCcaaccacatcacacacactgatggaACTATCTAA
- the borcs7 gene encoding BLOC-1-related complex subunit 7: MASSEPQPRFGQSVKGLLSDKVGSCSGDVIALTRQVLKGSRSQELLGQAARNMVIQEDAILHSEDSLRKMSIITTHLQYQQEAIQKNVEHSRNLQDQLGHLFK; this comes from the exons ATGGCTTCCTCAGAGCCGCAGCCTCGCTTTGGTCAGTCTGTTAAAGGTTTATTATCCGATAAAGTCGGTTCTTGTAGTGGAGATGTGATTGCTCTTACTCGCCAAGTATTAAAGGGATCTCGCAGCCAAGAG CTTCTCGGTCAGGCAGCAAGAAATATGGTTATCCAAGAAGATGCCATTCTGCACTCCGAGGat AGTCTAAGGAAAATGTCCATAATAACTACTCATTTGCAATATCA GCAAGAAGCCATCCAAAAGAA CGTGGAGCACTCCAGAAACCTTCAAGACCAGCTTGGACACTTATTTAAATAA
- the LOC113636291 gene encoding steroid 17-alpha-hydroxylase/17,20 lyase isoform X2 has product MGVLGLRQYLAIIVALYLRKIHGFLVDERAPPNLPSLPIIGSLLSLRSDSAPHIFFQQLQKKYGDIYSLMMGSHKVIIVNSYHHAKDVLLKKGKIFAGRPRTVTTDILTRDGKDIAFADYSATWKFHRKIVHGALSMFGEGTASIEKIICQEASSMCETLTTLQSSAVDLSPELTRAVTNVVCTLCFSSSYKRGDPEFEAMLQYSQGIVDTVAKDSLVDIFPWLQLFPNEDLRILRRCVSIRDKLLQKKYDEHKEDFSDNIQRDLLDALLRAKHSSENNNTSTQDVSLSDDHLLMTVGDIFGAGVETTTTVLKWSILYLVHHPQVQLKIQEELDTKIGKDRHPQINDRGNLPYLEATIREVLRIQPVSPLLIPHVALSDANIGEYTVQKGTRVIINLWSLHHDEKEWKNPELFKPERFLNEEGNSLCCPSLSYLPFGAGVRVCLGEALAKLELFLFMSWILQRFTLEVPAGQPLPELKGKFGVVLQPQRYKVIARLRTGWEKQLQKQESG; this is encoded by the exons ATGGGGGTTCTTGGTCTGCGACAATACTTAG CAATCATAGTGGCTCTTTATCTGAGGAAAATCCATGGCTTTCTGGTAGATGAGAGAGCTCCTCCAAACCTTCCATCTCTCCCAATCATTGGGAGTCTTCTGAGCCTAAGGAGTGACAGCGCACCACATATTTTCTTTCAGCAACTGCAAAAGAAATATGGAGATATTTATTCGCTTATGATGGGCTCTCATAAAGTTATCATCGTCAACAGCTATCACCATGCAAAAGACGTCCTgcttaaaaaagggaaaatatttGCAGGAAGACCACGCACT GTTactacagacattttaacaCGAGATGGGAAAGACATAGCATTTGCTGACTATAGTGCCACATGGAAGTTTCATCGAAAAATTGTGCACGGAGCCCTGAGCATGTTTGGAGAGGGAACTGCATCTATCGAGAAAATAA TTTGCCAAGAGGCGAGCTCTATGTGTGAAACCCTCACTACCCTGCAGAGCTCTGCAGTAGACTTATCCCCAGAGCTGACCCGTGCTGTTACAAACGTAGTATGTACACTCTGTTTTAGCTCCTCATATAAACGTGGAGATCCTGAGTTTGAAGCTATGCTCCAGTACAGCCAGGGAATTGTGGACACAGTTGCCAAGGATAGTTTGGTAGATATCTTTCCTTGGCTCCAG CTCTTTCCAAATGAAGACCTCAGAATTCTAAGGCGTTGTGTCTCCATTAGAGACAAACTCCTTCAGAAGAAATATGATGAACACAAG GAGGACTTTAGTGATAACATCCAGCGAGATCTGTTGGATGCCCTACTGCGTGCCAAACACAGCTCTGAGAATAACAACACCAGCACCCAGGATGTCAGTCTTTCTGATGATCATCTACTTATGACTGTCGGAGATATTTTTGGTGCTGGTGTGGAGACTACAACCACTGTACTGAAGTGGTCCATTCTTTATCTTGTTCATCATCCACAG GTTCAATTAAAAATTCAAGAGGAGTTGGACACTAAGATTGGGAAGGACAGGCACCCCCAGATTAATGACCGAGGAAATCTTCCCTACCTGGAAGCCACAATCAGAGAGGTGCTTAGAATCCAGCCAGTCTCGCCACTTCTCATCCCTCACGTCGCTCTCTCAGATGCAAA TATAGGAGAATACACTGTACAGAAAGGGACAAGAGTCATCATCAATCTGTGGTCTTTGCACCATGATGAAAAAGAGTGGAAAAACCCAGAACTCTTTAAACCAG agCGTTTCCTGAATGAGGAAGGCAACAGTCTGTGCTGCCCATCACTCAGTTATCTACCATTTGGTGCTGGAGTGCGTGTCTGTCTTGGTGAGGCTCTGGCCAAATTGGAGCTATTCCTCTTCATGTCATGGATTCTGCAAAGGTTCACTCTGGAGGTGCCCGCTGGTCAGCCTCTGCCTGAGCTAAAGGGCAAATTCGGAGTTGTTCTTCAACCCCAGAGGTATAAAGTCATTGCAAGGCTCAGGACAGGCTGGGAAAAACAGCTACAGAAACAAGAGTCAGGCTAA
- the LOC113636291 gene encoding steroid 17-alpha-hydroxylase/17,20 lyase isoform X1 has protein sequence MAWLICFFIFAAAIIVALYLRKIHGFLVDERAPPNLPSLPIIGSLLSLRSDSAPHIFFQQLQKKYGDIYSLMMGSHKVIIVNSYHHAKDVLLKKGKIFAGRPRTVTTDILTRDGKDIAFADYSATWKFHRKIVHGALSMFGEGTASIEKIICQEASSMCETLTTLQSSAVDLSPELTRAVTNVVCTLCFSSSYKRGDPEFEAMLQYSQGIVDTVAKDSLVDIFPWLQLFPNEDLRILRRCVSIRDKLLQKKYDEHKEDFSDNIQRDLLDALLRAKHSSENNNTSTQDVSLSDDHLLMTVGDIFGAGVETTTTVLKWSILYLVHHPQVQLKIQEELDTKIGKDRHPQINDRGNLPYLEATIREVLRIQPVSPLLIPHVALSDANIGEYTVQKGTRVIINLWSLHHDEKEWKNPELFKPERFLNEEGNSLCCPSLSYLPFGAGVRVCLGEALAKLELFLFMSWILQRFTLEVPAGQPLPELKGKFGVVLQPQRYKVIARLRTGWEKQLQKQESG, from the exons ATGGCATggcttatttgtttttttatatttgctgCAGCAATCATAGTGGCTCTTTATCTGAGGAAAATCCATGGCTTTCTGGTAGATGAGAGAGCTCCTCCAAACCTTCCATCTCTCCCAATCATTGGGAGTCTTCTGAGCCTAAGGAGTGACAGCGCACCACATATTTTCTTTCAGCAACTGCAAAAGAAATATGGAGATATTTATTCGCTTATGATGGGCTCTCATAAAGTTATCATCGTCAACAGCTATCACCATGCAAAAGACGTCCTgcttaaaaaagggaaaatatttGCAGGAAGACCACGCACT GTTactacagacattttaacaCGAGATGGGAAAGACATAGCATTTGCTGACTATAGTGCCACATGGAAGTTTCATCGAAAAATTGTGCACGGAGCCCTGAGCATGTTTGGAGAGGGAACTGCATCTATCGAGAAAATAA TTTGCCAAGAGGCGAGCTCTATGTGTGAAACCCTCACTACCCTGCAGAGCTCTGCAGTAGACTTATCCCCAGAGCTGACCCGTGCTGTTACAAACGTAGTATGTACACTCTGTTTTAGCTCCTCATATAAACGTGGAGATCCTGAGTTTGAAGCTATGCTCCAGTACAGCCAGGGAATTGTGGACACAGTTGCCAAGGATAGTTTGGTAGATATCTTTCCTTGGCTCCAG CTCTTTCCAAATGAAGACCTCAGAATTCTAAGGCGTTGTGTCTCCATTAGAGACAAACTCCTTCAGAAGAAATATGATGAACACAAG GAGGACTTTAGTGATAACATCCAGCGAGATCTGTTGGATGCCCTACTGCGTGCCAAACACAGCTCTGAGAATAACAACACCAGCACCCAGGATGTCAGTCTTTCTGATGATCATCTACTTATGACTGTCGGAGATATTTTTGGTGCTGGTGTGGAGACTACAACCACTGTACTGAAGTGGTCCATTCTTTATCTTGTTCATCATCCACAG GTTCAATTAAAAATTCAAGAGGAGTTGGACACTAAGATTGGGAAGGACAGGCACCCCCAGATTAATGACCGAGGAAATCTTCCCTACCTGGAAGCCACAATCAGAGAGGTGCTTAGAATCCAGCCAGTCTCGCCACTTCTCATCCCTCACGTCGCTCTCTCAGATGCAAA TATAGGAGAATACACTGTACAGAAAGGGACAAGAGTCATCATCAATCTGTGGTCTTTGCACCATGATGAAAAAGAGTGGAAAAACCCAGAACTCTTTAAACCAG agCGTTTCCTGAATGAGGAAGGCAACAGTCTGTGCTGCCCATCACTCAGTTATCTACCATTTGGTGCTGGAGTGCGTGTCTGTCTTGGTGAGGCTCTGGCCAAATTGGAGCTATTCCTCTTCATGTCATGGATTCTGCAAAGGTTCACTCTGGAGGTGCCCGCTGGTCAGCCTCTGCCTGAGCTAAAGGGCAAATTCGGAGTTGTTCTTCAACCCCAGAGGTATAAAGTCATTGCAAGGCTCAGGACAGGCTGGGAAAAACAGCTACAGAAACAAGAGTCAGGCTAA